DNA sequence from the Sulfurimonas sp. HSL3-7 genome:
CGACCGGGCACTCCGGCGCACAGGCATCACAGTTGATACACTCATCAGTAATCATTACAGCCATATTGTTCTCCTTGTTTTTTATTAAAATTCAATTTGCATCTTTCGTTCCAGCGAGTGCCTTGCGATAGACATTCAGGTCGATAGGCATCAGAACAGGTTCAAGATTGATATCCACACCGCGCAGCAGCATTGTCGCCTCGCACCCTTTTGTCAATCCGAGCGTCGCATAGGCACGGGCGGTTATTAAGGAGATCACCTCGCCGAGACCGCTCTCGAAGGTCAGTTCACAGAGCGATGCGCCCTGCCGGACATCTTTGAGCGTGGCCGGCAGACGATTCTCGATGGAAACCTTTCCCGGGCACTCTTTGCTGACGCTGACGGAGGCTTCCGCGAAGGTACAGGTGACCTTGTCGCCGACGGAGACCCACTCGGGAGTCTGCGTTTTGATCAGGCATACATCGGTATCACCGATGCCGACACGGATATAGGTTACGACCTCCGTCTCTTCGATGGCCTTGACGGTTGCCTCTATCTGATTCACCGCTTTTCTCCTACATCAGATAAAGTACGACATTTTTGTCGATCAATGTCTCAAACTGATCGAGTAGCATATCGGCCGTGGAGGTCGAACCGAGATGGCAGCCCGAACAGGCACCCAGGTAGTTCAGCCAGATCTGCGGCGTCTCTCCGGGCACATAGTTCACCAGCTCGATGCCGCCGCTGTCCGCTTCGAGCATCGGACGGATCTTGGTCTCAATGAGATTGACGACAAGCGCCAGCTGCCGCTCGGCATCGAGCGAATGAAACGGCGCATTGCGTTCGCTTGTCAACGAGGCGTTGCTGACGTAGGTAATAAGCCCCTGGGCCTGCGCATTGTTGTTGTGCGCTGCCGTGATCAGGTAGCGCATCGCCTCCGCCGTCTTGCCGCTTTGACGGTAGAGCATACCCGCCTTAAGCTGGGCATCGACATGCCCGCCGTCAGCCGCTTTGGCATAGTATTCAAGGGCTTTTTCAGCGTCTGCCTTGACGTGCATTCCCTTTTCATAAAAGATAGCGAGCGAATTAAGCGCCTGGATATCCCCCTCGTCTGCCGCGCGTTTCAACCACTGCATCGCGGTCTCTTCGCTCTGTTCGCACCCCTTGCCTTTCATATGCATCATTGCAAGGTTGAGCATCGCTTTAGGGTTTGCATCGGCATCCTGTGCAAAAAGTCCGTACGCCTCGTCGAAGCGGTTTGTCTCAAACGCTTCCACTGCTTTTTCAAATGTTCCTGTCATATCTTTCTCCTTTTTTTTACGCTGTTCGTTTAGCTGTTCATACGCATCTCTTTGCGCCTCTTC
Encoded proteins:
- a CDS encoding TOBE domain-containing protein, whose translation is MNQIEATVKAIEETEVVTYIRVGIGDTDVCLIKTQTPEWVSVGDKVTCTFAEASVSVSKECPGKVSIENRLPATLKDVRQGASLCELTFESGLGEVISLITARAYATLGLTKGCEATMLLRGVDINLEPVLMPIDLNVYRKALAGTKDAN
- a CDS encoding NifU family protein, producing the protein MRHYELDYYGFSNEDGDGCMAVFVDFPDIKGIGDTYEEAQRDAYEQLNEQRKKKEKDMTGTFEKAVEAFETNRFDEAYGLFAQDADANPKAMLNLAMMHMKGKGCEQSEETAMQWLKRAADEGDIQALNSLAIFYEKGMHVKADAEKALEYYAKAADGGHVDAQLKAGMLYRQSGKTAEAMRYLITAAHNNNAQAQGLITYVSNASLTSERNAPFHSLDAERQLALVVNLIETKIRPMLEADSGGIELVNYVPGETPQIWLNYLGACSGCHLGSTSTADMLLDQFETLIDKNVVLYLM